One Thalassotalea atypica DNA window includes the following coding sequences:
- a CDS encoding GGDEF domain-containing protein — protein sequence MDSISLLQTSHVIIVTALCLIAAALFQFNPARKQPDLTHSISYFSCFFIFWSLASLCFNLRHWLPVSFSVFTTNLFLFIGVYSLYLGFKWRISKARHLYQYPFIVAHIIIYTGTQTFFAINGYNDFIVRAYFYTFNYAVVLAICLPQVNQSARKHHHYGEKVTAIIIKATLLVLAINAACIPYFSIEEAFLAIWAISLIAIMAMMGAIQTLLLADETERHYQNSITDSLTGLFNRRHFLQLQDVTMKSANRHHFPFTIVMCDLDHFKKINDTYGHQCGDQLLIECANALQTLCRDSDILARYGGEEFIILLPQTDSKGAQNLAERMRSAIANINFDFQGHEICMTASFGISSHEHFSDLDLGIKQADKALYQAKKGGRNNTCTFNENSSA from the coding sequence TTGGATTCTATTTCTTTATTGCAAACAAGCCATGTGATAATTGTGACGGCGCTGTGCCTAATTGCCGCAGCGCTTTTTCAATTTAACCCTGCACGAAAGCAACCTGATTTAACACACTCAATTAGTTACTTTTCCTGCTTTTTTATTTTTTGGTCACTCGCCTCTCTTTGTTTTAACCTTAGACATTGGCTTCCGGTATCATTTTCAGTCTTTACCACCAACTTATTCCTATTTATCGGCGTTTATAGCCTTTACTTGGGGTTTAAATGGCGCATAAGCAAAGCACGGCATTTATATCAATATCCTTTTATTGTTGCGCACATTATTATTTATACAGGCACCCAGACATTTTTCGCTATTAACGGTTACAACGATTTTATCGTCCGCGCATATTTTTACACTTTCAACTATGCTGTAGTGCTTGCCATATGTTTGCCTCAAGTGAATCAATCCGCCCGTAAGCATCATCATTACGGCGAAAAAGTTACCGCTATTATTATTAAAGCAACACTGCTAGTCCTAGCGATTAATGCAGCATGTATTCCCTATTTTTCAATTGAAGAGGCATTTCTTGCCATCTGGGCCATCAGTCTTATTGCAATAATGGCAATGATGGGGGCTATTCAAACTTTGCTCCTTGCAGATGAGACCGAACGGCATTATCAAAATTCAATAACGGACAGTTTAACGGGGTTATTCAATCGTCGGCACTTTCTGCAGTTACAAGATGTCACAATGAAGTCAGCAAACAGACATCACTTTCCATTTACCATCGTCATGTGTGATCTGGACCACTTTAAAAAGATTAATGATACGTATGGTCATCAATGTGGTGATCAACTACTTATCGAGTGCGCAAACGCATTACAGACGTTATGTCGTGATTCAGACATACTCGCACGCTACGGAGGTGAGGAGTTTATCATTTTGCTACCTCAAACAGACTCTAAAGGGGCACAAAATTTAGCTGAGCGTATGCGCTCAGCAATAGCAAACATTAATTTTGATTTTCAAGGTCATGAAATTTGCATGACTGCTAGTTTTGGCATTTCTTCACATGAACACTTCTCGGATCTCGATTTAGGCATAAAACAAGCGGATAAAGCCCTTTATCAAGCGAAAAAAGGCGGGCGAAACAATACTTGCACCTTTAATGAAAACTCTTCCGCCTAA